From one Orcinus orca chromosome 10, mOrcOrc1.1, whole genome shotgun sequence genomic stretch:
- the LY6G5C gene encoding LOW QUALITY PROTEIN: lymphocyte antigen 6 complex locus protein G5c (The sequence of the model RefSeq protein was modified relative to this genomic sequence to represent the inferred CDS: substituted 1 base at 1 genomic stop codon), giving the protein MHVMAGPAGSRNLGPPQALYMVLLIMLVLMSLAFGEFERYDQEPLHQIHLNKYLSCYRCLLETKELGCLLGSDICLAPKGSSCMTLLIENNSGSEIVVSDCRSKEQMSDRSYTHTPPVLGFXIFSRCCFQNFCNNPQNRIKYGP; this is encoded by the exons ATGCATGTTATGGCGGGCCCTGCAGGTAGCCGGAATCTGGGCCCCCCCCAAGCCCTGTACATGGTCCTCTTAATAATGCTGGTCCTGATGAGCTTGGCGTTTG GTGAGTTTGAGCGTTATGATCAAGAACCCCTTCATCagattcatttaaataaatacctAAGCTGCTATCGATGCCTCTTGGAGACCAAGGAGTTGGGATGCCTTCTGGGATCTGACATCTGCCTCGCCCCAAAGGGCAGCAGCTGCATGACTCTGCTCATAGAGAACA ACAGTGGTTCGGAGATCGTGGTGAGTGACTGCCGCAGCAAGGAGCAGATGAGTGATCGCTCGTACACCCACACTCCTCCAGTGCTGGGCTTCTAGATATTCTCTCGATGCTGCTTCCAGAATTTCTGCAATAACCCtcagaacagaataaaatatgGTCCTTAG